One genomic window of Cannabis sativa cultivar Pink pepper isolate KNU-18-1 chromosome 2, ASM2916894v1, whole genome shotgun sequence includes the following:
- the LOC115718920 gene encoding alpha-glucan phosphorylase, H isozyme, which produces MEASVKSNGSNATTAAGKSSTVPANAQPLAEEPAAIASNINYHAQYSPHFSPFKFEPEQAYYATAESVRDRLVQQWNETYLHFHKVDPKQTYYLSMEFLQGRALTNAIGNLNIQNAYADALNKLGHELEEIVEQEKDAALGNGGLGRLASCFLDSMATLNLPAWGYGLRYRYGLFKQRIAKEGQEESAEDWLEKFSPWEIVRHDVLYPVRFFGRVEVNPDGSRKWVEGELFQALANDVPIPGYKTKNTISLRLWEAKASAEDFNLFQFNDGKYESAAQLHSRAQQICAVLYPGDATEDGKLLRLKQQFFLCSASLQDIIFRFKERKDGKGSWKWSDFPSKVAVQLNDTHPTLAIPELMRLLMDEEGLGWDEAWDVTSRTVAYTNHTVLPEALEKWSQAVMWKLLPRHMEIIEEIDKRFIAMINATRIDLESKIPSIRILDNNPQKPVVRMANLCVVSAHTVNGVAQLHSDILKAELFEDYVSIWPTKFQNKTNGITPRRWLRFCSPELSNIITKWLKTDEWVTNLDLLVGLRKFADDEKLQAEWASAKMANKQRLAQYIERVTGVSIDPNTMFDIQVKRIHEYKRQLLNILGAIYRYKKLKELSPEERKKTTPRTIMIGGKAFATYTNAKRIVKLVTDVGAVVNNDPEVNSLLKVIFVPNYNVSVAEMLIPGSELSQHISTAGMEASGTSNMKFALNGCLIIGTLDGANVEIREEVGEDNFFLFGATADEVPKLRKERENGLFKPDPRFEEAKDFIRSGVFGSYDYNPLLDSLEGNSGFGRGDYFLVGYDFPSYMDAQEKVDEAYKDRKRWLKMSILSTAGSGKFSSDRTIAQYAKEIWNIQECRVP; this is translated from the exons ATGGAGGCTTCGGTGAAATCGAATGGTAGTAATGCTACAACAGCTGCTGGAAAATCTTCCACGGTTCCGGCGAATGCGCAGCCGTTGGCTGAAGAGCCGGCAGCAATTGCGTCGAACATCAATTACCATGCTCAGTACAGTCCTCACTTCTCGCCGTTCAAGTTCGAGCCCGAGCAAGCCTACTATGCCACTGCTGAGAGCGTCCGCGACCGTCTCGTACAG cAATGGAATGAGACGTATCTTCACTTTCACAAAGTGGATCCGAAACAGACGTATTACTTGTCAATGGAGTTTCTTCAAGGGCGAGCTTTGACGAACGCAATTGGAAACCTCAATATCCAGAACGCGTATGCCGATGCTTTGAACAAGTTGGGTCATGAACTTGAGGAAATAGTTGAACAG GAGAAAGATGCTGCCCTTGGAAATGGTGGTTTGGGAAGGCTTGCATCTTGCTTTTTGGATTCAATGGCAACATTGAATCTTCCTGCATGGGGTTATGGTTTGAGGTACAGATATGGGTTGTTTAAGCAACGAATCGCTAAGGAAGGTCAGGAAGAAAGTGCTGAGGATTGGCTAGAG AAATTTAGTCCTTGGGAAATTGTCAGGCATGATGTCCTGTACCCGGTCAGATTCTTTGGTCGTGTTGAGGTCAATCCTGATGGATC CCGAAAATGGGTTGAGGGAGAACTTTTCCAAGCTCTGGCTAATGATGTGCCAATTCCAGGATACAAAACCAAGAACACTATTAGCCTTCGTCTTTGGGAAGCAAAAGCTTCTGCTGAGGATTTCAACCTATTTCAGTTTAATGATGGGAAATATGAATCTGCTGCACAGCTTCATTCCCGAGCTCAACAG ATTTGTGCTGTTCTATATCCTGGAGATGCTACAGAAGATGGAAAACTTCTAAGGCTGAAGCAACAATTTTTTCTCTGCAGTGCATCACTTCAG GATATTATCTTTAGGTTCAAAGAGAGGAAAGATGGAAAGGGATCGTGGAAATGGTCTGATTTCCCCAGCAAGGTTGCTGTACAATTAAATGATACTCATCCCACTCTTGCTATTCCAGAGCTAATGCGATTGTTAATGGACGAGGAAGGACTTGGGTGGGATGAAGCGTGGGATGTGACATCAAG GACGGTTGCTTACACTAATCACACGGTCCTTCCCGAAGCACTGGAAAAATGGTCACAAGCTGTTATGTGGAAGCTTCTTCCTCGTCATATGGAAATCATAGAAGAAATTGACAAGAGG TTCATTGCAATGATAAATGCTACACGAATTGATCTTGAGAGTAAGATTCCCAGCATTCGAATCTTAGACAATAATCCCCAAAAGCCTGTCGTGCGGATGGCAAATTTGTGTGTGGTCTCTGCTCATACG GTCAATGGTGTTGCCCAATTGCACAGTGATATATTAAAGGCTGAGTTATTTGAAGATTATGTCTCTATTTGGCCAACAAAGTTCCAAAACAAAACCAATGGCATTACTCCCCGCCGATGGCTTCGGTTTTGCAGTCCTGAACTCAGTAACATAATCACTAAATGGTTAAAAACTGATGAATGGGTCACTAACCTTGACCTGCTAGTCGGTCTTCGAAAA TTTGCAGATGATGAGAAATTACAAGCTGAATGGGCATCAGCCAAGATGGCTAATAAACAGCGTCTCGCTCAGTACATAGAACGTGTGACTGGTGTGAGTATCGACCCAAATACTATGTTTGACATACAAGTGAAGCGTATCCATGAATACAAGAGGCAGCTGCTGAACATTCTGGGtgcaatatatagatataagaAGTTGAAG GAGCTTAGCCCCGAAGAACGAAAGAAAACAACTCCACGCACCATCATGATTGGAGGAAAGGCATTTGCTACCTACACGAATGCTAAAAGAATTGTTAAGTTGGTGACTGATGTAGGTGCAGTGGTCAACAATGATCCTGAAGTCAACAGCCTTTTAAAG GTTATTTTTGTTCCAAATTACAACGTGTCTGTTGCGGAAATGCTCATTCCAGGAAGTGAGCTATCACAGCATATTAGCACTGCAGGCATGGAGGCAAGTGGAACAAGTAACATGAAATTTGCACTCAATGGTTGTCTCATAATTGGAACACTTGATGGGGCAAACGTAGAAATCAGGGAGGAAGTTGGAGAGGACAACTTCTTCTTGTTCGGTGCTACGGCTGACGAAGTTCCCAAACTGCGGAAGGAAAGAGAAAATGGACTG TTTAAGCCTGATCCCCGATTTGAAGAGGCCAAGGATTTTATAAGGAGTGGAGTATTTGGCAGCTATGACTACAACCCACTTCTTGACTCCCTTGAGGGAAACTCCGGTTTCGGTCGTGGAGATTATTTCCTTGTTGGCTATGATTTCCCAAGCTACATGGATGCTCAAGAAAAAGTTGATGAAGCATACAA GGACAGGAAAAGATGGCTGAAGATGTCCATACTAAGCACTGCAGGGAGTGGAAAGTTCAGCAGTGACCGAACAATAGCACAATACGCGAAGGAAATCTGGAATATCCAGGAATGTCGTGTACCATAA
- the LOC133034408 gene encoding secreted RxLR effector protein 161-like, which translates to MKVVPYASLVGSLMYAQVCTRPDITFVVGVLGRYLSDPILSHWKGSKKVMRYLQGCVVDKKSTSCYIFMMARGVVSWKSVKQTLTTSSTMEAEYMTCCEATCQVIWLRDFISALGLMNSISSPLKLYCNNSVAVAFSKNVRSTSRSKHIDIKYYFVKEKVTKSLISIEYTPSTGMLADPLTKGLPICIFLEHVARMGLLGA; encoded by the exons ATGAAAGTGGTTCCTTATGCATCACTTGTGGGTAGCCTGATGTATGCTCAAGTATGCACACGCCCTGATATTACTTTTGTTGTTGGCGTGTTAGGTAGATACTTGAGTGATCCTATACTTAGCCATTGGAAAGGATCTAAGAAAGTCATGCGGTATCTTCAAG GATGCGTGGTTGATAAGAAATCCACATCATGCTACATTTTTATGATGGCTAGAGGAGTTGTTTCgtggaaaagtgtcaaacagacactcACAACATCCTCAACAATGGAGGCAGAGTACATGACATGTTGTGAGGCTACATGTCAAGTAATATGGCTGCGGGACTTCATTTCAGCATTGGGTCTTATGAACTCTATCTCGAGCCCGCTGAAATTGTATTGCAATAATTCCGTAGCAGTAGCTTTCTCTAAAAATGTTAGAAGTACTTCCCGCTCTAAACACATTGACATAAAATACTATTTTGTTAAAGAGAAAGTTACAAAGTCTCTTATTTCTATTGAATACACGCCTAGCACTGGCATGTTAGCTGACCCACTAACGAAAGGCTTACCCATATGTATATTTTTGGAGCATGTTGCTCGAATGGGATTGTTAGGAGCCTAA